The following proteins are encoded in a genomic region of uncultured Vibrio sp.:
- the rpoH gene encoding RNA polymerase sigma factor RpoH — MTKEAYPMALVTQDSLDSYIRSVNSYPMLTVDEERELAERLHYKGEIEAAKGLILSHLRFVVHVARGYSGYGLPMADLVQEGNIGLMKAVKRFNPEVGVRLVSFAVHWIKAEIHEYVLRNWRIVKIATTKAQRKLFFNLRKSKKRLGWFNNGEVETVARELGVEPSEVREMESRLAAVDSTFDMPTDEDDSSNNYTAPMLYLEDKSSDVADNVEAANWEMHTNNRLGHALASLDERSQRIVRSRWLDDEKATLQDLADEFGVSAERIRQLEKNAMKKLKLAVGEF; from the coding sequence ATGACAAAAGAAGCGTATCCGATGGCTCTAGTCACGCAAGATAGTCTTGATAGCTATATTCGCTCCGTTAACAGCTACCCAATGCTGACGGTAGATGAAGAGCGTGAGCTGGCAGAACGATTACACTACAAAGGTGAGATTGAAGCCGCGAAAGGGCTGATCCTTTCACACCTGAGATTCGTTGTTCACGTTGCTCGAGGTTACTCAGGTTATGGTTTGCCAATGGCCGACTTGGTACAAGAGGGTAACATCGGTCTAATGAAAGCCGTGAAACGTTTTAACCCAGAAGTAGGGGTGCGTTTGGTGTCTTTTGCGGTTCACTGGATTAAAGCAGAGATCCATGAATACGTGCTGCGTAACTGGCGTATTGTTAAGATCGCAACAACCAAAGCACAGCGTAAATTGTTCTTTAACCTACGTAAGTCGAAAAAGCGTTTGGGTTGGTTCAATAACGGCGAAGTAGAAACCGTTGCTCGTGAATTGGGTGTTGAGCCTTCTGAAGTCCGTGAGATGGAATCTCGTCTGGCGGCTGTAGACTCCACGTTCGATATGCCAACTGACGAAGACGATAGCTCAAACAACTACACAGCACCGATGCTTTATCTGGAAGATAAATCATCAGATGTGGCAGATAACGTTGAAGCGGCAAACTGGGAAATGCATACCAATAATCGTCTTGGACATGCATTGGCAAGCTTGGATGAGCGTAGTCAGCGTATTGTGCGTTCTCGTTGGTTAGACGATGAGAAAGCCACGCTGCAGGATTTAGCCGATGAGTTTGGTGTATCTGCCGAGCGTATTCGTCAGTTAGAAAAGAATGCAATGAAGAAGCTCAAACTGGCCGTTGGTGAGTTCTAA
- the glpE gene encoding thiosulfate sulfurtransferase GlpE, whose translation MDQFQHIDVQGAQALLEQGEAKLVDIRDPQSFAVAHAESAFHLTNDSIVSFMDDVEFEQPVLVMCYHGISSQGAAQYLVNQGFEQVYSVDGGFEAWQRAELPIVRS comes from the coding sequence ATGGATCAGTTTCAGCATATCGATGTGCAAGGCGCACAAGCACTGCTCGAGCAGGGCGAAGCAAAACTTGTAGATATCCGCGACCCTCAATCGTTTGCCGTAGCGCATGCAGAGTCAGCCTTTCATTTAACCAACGACTCGATCGTCTCTTTCATGGACGATGTGGAGTTCGAGCAGCCAGTACTTGTAATGTGCTACCACGGTATTAGTAGTCAGGGTGCGGCGCAATACCTGGTAAACCAAGGCTTTGAGCAGGTCTACAGTGTGGATGGCGGTTTTGAAGCCTGGCAGCGAGCCGAATTACCGATAGTGAGAAGTTAA
- the glpG gene encoding rhomboid family intramembrane serine protease GlpG: MKRLVTLNNPRMAQAFIDYMASRHIEIQMMPEGQGQFALWLTDSQHEIEAEAELKHFLANPSDSKYSAASWNVADTRKSQFHYSSPSIMSMVKAKAGPVTLLIMAVCVIIYGLQMIGFGRGVFALLHFPAFEGQQWQLWRWLSHALLHFSATHIIFNLLWWWQLGGDIERRLSSGKLLQIFVVSAALSGAGQFYVEGANFGGLSGVVYALLGYLWILGYRRPHLGLTLPKPIIVFMLVWLVLGFVQPFMAIANTAHLVGLISGMAMALFDSGKMKYQQKD; the protein is encoded by the coding sequence ATGAAGAGATTGGTAACGTTAAATAACCCACGCATGGCACAGGCCTTCATCGATTATATGGCGTCTCGTCACATTGAAATTCAGATGATGCCCGAAGGTCAGGGGCAGTTTGCGCTTTGGCTGACAGATAGCCAACATGAAATTGAAGCAGAAGCTGAGCTGAAACATTTCTTGGCTAACCCTTCCGATTCCAAATACAGCGCTGCTTCGTGGAACGTTGCCGACACTCGCAAGAGTCAATTTCATTACTCAAGCCCAAGCATCATGAGTATGGTCAAAGCGAAAGCCGGCCCGGTGACGTTACTGATCATGGCTGTGTGTGTCATTATTTACGGTTTACAGATGATCGGCTTTGGTCGGGGCGTGTTTGCATTGCTGCATTTCCCGGCGTTTGAAGGTCAACAATGGCAATTGTGGCGTTGGTTGAGTCATGCTCTGCTGCACTTCTCTGCAACCCATATCATCTTTAACTTGCTGTGGTGGTGGCAACTGGGTGGCGATATTGAACGTCGCCTGAGTTCCGGAAAACTACTGCAAATTTTTGTTGTTTCTGCAGCCTTGTCAGGCGCGGGGCAATTTTATGTTGAAGGTGCGAATTTTGGTGGGTTGTCTGGTGTTGTATACGCGCTGCTCGGTTATCTGTGGATCTTAGGTTATCGTCGGCCACATCTGGGATTGACGCTACCAAAACCGATCATCGTGTTTATGTTAGTGTGGCTAGTGCTAGGTTTCGTTCAGCCGTTTATGGCGATTGCCAATACTGCTCATTTGGTGGGACTGATTTCGGGAATGGCGATGGCGCTGTTTGACTCCGGAAAAATGAAGTACCAGCAGAAAGATTAA
- a CDS encoding flagellar basal body-associated protein FliL yields the protein MYKRYIAQTIFALTMLISTPTWAETEQAGPQLAYFTLEPDLTTNFYTKGKKLGYVQVRIDIMVMGQQDLTIIEHHQPLIRDAIIELLGKQTEDTIKSLSGREDLRKTLVTRLNETLLPETGKTVIADLLFTKYLYQ from the coding sequence ATGTACAAACGTTATATAGCCCAAACTATTTTTGCGTTAACCATGCTTATCTCCACACCAACCTGGGCTGAAACGGAACAAGCTGGACCTCAGTTGGCGTACTTCACTTTAGAACCAGACTTAACGACAAACTTTTACACCAAAGGAAAAAAGTTAGGTTACGTTCAGGTGCGTATCGATATCATGGTCATGGGCCAGCAAGACCTGACCATCATTGAACATCACCAACCACTGATTCGCGATGCCATCATCGAGTTACTCGGCAAGCAGACAGAAGATACCATCAAGTCTCTTTCTGGTCGGGAAGATTTGCGCAAGACCTTGGTAACGAGGTTAAACGAAACACTCCTGCCGGAAACTGGGAAAACCGTTATTGCGGATTTGCTGTTTACCAAATATCTCTACCAGTAA
- a CDS encoding chorismate lyase: MNQPTSLYLASLLEVEWQKPEEFEFPNELSKHWLEEQGSLSRRLKQHCQALTVELLQNQIVTAKTLKQDESQLLSEQDCLLREVVLCGDDSPWVIGRTLIPCTTLVDQQYDLAEQGDIPLGLTVFSADNVERDSLQMGWANLPQGRFLARRSRLWMNHKPMLVAELFLSLSPIYAKERV, encoded by the coding sequence ATGAATCAGCCAACATCACTCTATCTTGCTTCTTTATTGGAAGTAGAGTGGCAAAAGCCCGAAGAATTTGAATTTCCAAATGAATTGTCCAAGCATTGGCTTGAAGAACAAGGGTCTTTGTCACGTCGTTTAAAGCAACACTGTCAGGCTTTGACAGTGGAATTGCTACAAAATCAAATTGTCACTGCCAAGACACTGAAACAGGATGAAAGTCAGTTATTGTCTGAGCAAGATTGCCTGTTACGAGAGGTTGTTTTGTGTGGTGATGACAGTCCTTGGGTTATAGGACGTACACTCATTCCATGCACGACACTGGTGGATCAGCAATACGATTTGGCTGAACAAGGGGATATCCCTTTAGGTCTGACCGTTTTTAGCGCGGATAACGTAGAGCGAGACTCACTGCAAATGGGGTGGGCCAACCTGCCTCAAGGACGATTTTTAGCGCGACGTTCAAGGTTGTGGATGAATCACAAACCAATGTTAGTCGCCGAGTTATTCTTATCTCTTTCACCTATTTACGCTAAGGAGAGGGTGTAA
- the ubiA gene encoding 4-hydroxybenzoate octaprenyltransferase — MSAEKAKAYWQLTRMDRPIGSLLLLWPTVWALVIAAQGMPSWDVLFVFVLGVFLMRSAGCVINDFADRKVDGHVKRTKQRPLPSGKVTAKEAIGLFLVLAVSSFLLVLTMNPLTIQLSFAGVVLAFIYPFMKRYTHLPQLFLGLAFSWAIPMAWAAQTGELPLIVWFIFVINALWTIAYDTQYAMVDRDDDLKIGIKSTAILFGRHDKLIIGILQLITLAMLVGLGQYYQLGQSYYWTILIAASLFVYQQHLIRHRERDLCFRAFLNNNYVGMVIAVGLLVAFW; from the coding sequence ATGTCCGCAGAAAAAGCCAAAGCATATTGGCAACTGACGCGAATGGATCGACCAATAGGATCCTTGCTACTACTGTGGCCTACCGTTTGGGCACTTGTCATTGCAGCTCAGGGCATGCCAAGTTGGGATGTCTTGTTTGTGTTTGTATTAGGCGTGTTTCTCATGCGCAGTGCAGGTTGTGTGATTAACGACTTCGCTGATCGTAAAGTCGATGGTCACGTTAAACGTACCAAACAGCGCCCGTTACCGTCGGGTAAAGTCACGGCGAAAGAAGCAATCGGTCTGTTTCTGGTGTTAGCCGTGAGCTCATTTTTATTGGTGCTTACCATGAATCCACTGACGATTCAGCTGTCGTTTGCAGGTGTAGTGTTGGCTTTCATCTACCCGTTTATGAAGCGCTACACCCATCTTCCACAATTGTTTTTGGGGCTGGCTTTTAGTTGGGCAATCCCGATGGCGTGGGCAGCACAAACGGGTGAACTGCCTCTGATCGTATGGTTTATCTTTGTGATTAATGCGCTGTGGACCATTGCTTACGATACCCAATATGCCATGGTTGACCGTGATGATGATTTGAAAATTGGTATCAAATCGACCGCGATTCTGTTTGGTCGTCATGACAAGTTAATCATCGGTATTTTACAGCTCATAACCTTAGCGATGCTGGTTGGGCTGGGTCAGTATTACCAGTTAGGGCAGAGCTACTACTGGACGATTCTGATTGCCGCTTCACTGTTTGTTTATCAGCAGCATTTGATTCGCCACCGAGAACGCGATCTATGCTTTAGAGCATTTCTCAACAATAACTATGTCGGTATGGTTATCGCCGTCGGTTTATTAGTGGCGTTTTGGTAA
- the plsB gene encoding glycerol-3-phosphate 1-O-acyltransferase PlsB produces MSSGQSFSRSLLKLPLSVLVKGTTIPSNPIDDLDIDLAKPIVYALPFRSNVDLLTLQKQAMSLGLPDPLSPLEINGNTLNRYVFIAARPTVMGNDNDVPTESDSLFTELLELHKLDSELDVQMIPATVLWGRKPGKEENSKPYLQPMNGPQKAKAVMASGRDCLVRFSPVVSLRYMADSHGTDSAIAHKLARVARIHFSRQKLAASGPNLPQRQVLFARLMKSPAIEQAIADEAKSKNISIEKARKEAHDIMDEIAANFSYGLVKRGDRILGWLWNKLYQGLHINNASTVRRLAQDGHEIVYVPCHRSHMDYLLLSYVLYNEGMVPPHIAAGINLNFFPAGPIFRRGGAFFIRRSFKGNKLYSTIFREYLAELFAKGYSVEYFSEGGRSRTGRLLQAKTGMLAMTIQAMLRGLNRPVTLVPVYIGYEHVMEVSTYAKELRGKRKEKENAGLVLRTLRKLRNFGLGYVNFGEPIQLNQYLNENAPEWTKDIDPMGSSKPQWMNPVVNGLANKMMTHINDAAAANALTLCATALLASRQRALSRDSLISQIECYLKLLKNNPYSSTSTIPSESAEELVDHAISLDKFVIETDSMGDIISLDRNQSILMTYYRNNIIHLFALPSLIAQTIIRQRNVTVETVQQNVAQIYPFLKKELFLSYQEEDLNELVEKILNEFAEQNMVCLDGNKLEINQSNNQSLVLLGRTITETLQRYSIATNLLVAYPELGKSDLEQNSQDIAQRLGRLHGINAPEFFDKGVFSAMFNTLKQQAYLDKDGNCDTEKTEKFAKLLFTLLYPEVKLTIEESIHQLQA; encoded by the coding sequence ATGTCTTCTGGACAATCATTTTCACGTTCATTACTAAAACTACCTTTATCGGTACTGGTAAAGGGCACCACAATCCCATCGAATCCTATTGACGATCTTGATATCGATCTGGCTAAGCCGATTGTGTATGCCTTGCCGTTCCGTTCGAACGTGGATTTGCTGACACTGCAAAAACAAGCCATGAGCCTTGGTCTACCCGACCCGCTCAGTCCATTGGAAATTAATGGCAACACACTCAACCGTTACGTCTTTATTGCTGCTCGTCCAACCGTGATGGGCAATGACAATGACGTACCAACAGAATCTGACTCTCTCTTTACTGAGTTATTAGAGCTGCACAAACTGGACAGCGAACTAGATGTACAAATGATCCCAGCGACTGTGCTGTGGGGACGCAAACCAGGCAAAGAAGAGAATAGTAAACCGTACCTTCAGCCGATGAATGGTCCACAAAAAGCCAAAGCGGTGATGGCATCTGGCCGTGACTGTTTAGTGCGTTTTAGCCCAGTGGTATCGCTGCGCTACATGGCAGATTCTCATGGTACTGACAGTGCGATTGCTCACAAGCTCGCGCGAGTGGCGCGTATCCACTTCTCTCGCCAAAAGCTGGCGGCATCGGGTCCTAACCTACCCCAGCGTCAGGTATTGTTTGCGCGTTTAATGAAATCACCCGCGATTGAGCAAGCCATTGCAGATGAAGCGAAGAGCAAAAACATCTCTATCGAAAAAGCGCGCAAAGAAGCTCATGACATCATGGACGAAATCGCCGCGAACTTCTCTTACGGCCTGGTGAAAAGGGGTGATCGTATTCTTGGTTGGCTTTGGAACAAATTGTACCAAGGTCTGCACATCAATAACGCCTCTACCGTACGCCGCTTAGCACAAGATGGTCACGAGATCGTATACGTTCCATGTCACCGTAGCCACATGGACTACCTGCTGCTTTCGTACGTGCTTTACAACGAAGGCATGGTGCCGCCACATATTGCTGCCGGCATTAACCTGAATTTCTTTCCGGCAGGTCCTATTTTCCGCCGTGGTGGTGCGTTCTTTATCCGCCGCAGCTTTAAAGGCAATAAACTGTACTCGACGATTTTCCGTGAGTATCTGGCCGAGCTGTTCGCAAAAGGTTACTCCGTCGAGTACTTCAGTGAAGGCGGTCGCTCTCGTACTGGTCGTTTGCTGCAAGCCAAAACAGGTATGCTGGCGATGACGATTCAAGCCATGCTACGTGGTCTAAACCGTCCGGTAACGCTGGTGCCGGTTTACATCGGTTACGAGCATGTAATGGAAGTAAGTACTTACGCTAAAGAGCTGCGTGGGAAGCGTAAAGAGAAAGAGAATGCCGGTTTGGTACTGCGAACTCTGCGTAAACTGCGCAATTTTGGTTTGGGCTACGTGAACTTTGGTGAGCCAATTCAGCTTAACCAATACCTTAACGAGAATGCACCGGAATGGACAAAAGACATCGACCCGATGGGTAGCAGCAAGCCACAATGGATGAATCCGGTGGTGAACGGACTAGCCAACAAGATGATGACGCACATTAACGATGCGGCTGCGGCTAACGCACTGACACTCTGTGCCACCGCCTTGCTTGCTTCTCGTCAACGCGCCTTATCTCGTGACTCTCTAATCAGTCAGATTGAATGTTACCTGAAACTACTCAAGAACAACCCGTACTCAAGCACCTCTACCATTCCAAGCGAAAGCGCAGAAGAGCTGGTTGATCACGCAATCTCACTTGATAAATTTGTGATTGAAACAGACAGCATGGGCGATATTATTTCACTGGATCGCAACCAGTCGATCCTGATGACTTACTACCGCAACAACATCATTCACTTGTTTGCTCTTCCGTCACTGATCGCTCAGACGATTATTCGTCAACGCAACGTAACCGTGGAAACCGTTCAACAGAACGTTGCTCAGATCTATCCATTCCTGAAAAAAGAGCTGTTCTTAAGCTATCAGGAAGAGGATTTGAATGAGCTGGTCGAGAAAATTCTTAACGAATTTGCCGAGCAGAATATGGTCTGTCTTGATGGCAATAAGCTGGAGATTAACCAATCCAATAACCAGTCATTGGTTCTGCTAGGCCGCACGATTACGGAGACACTGCAGCGCTACTCCATAGCGACGAACTTGTTAGTTGCTTACCCGGAACTGGGTAAATCGGACTTGGAACAGAATAGTCAGGATATTGCTCAGCGCCTGGGTCGATTGCACGGTATCAACGCTCCAGAGTTTTTTGATAAAGGCGTATTTAGCGCCATGTTCAATACTCTGAAACAGCAAGCGTATCTGGACAAGGACGGTAACTGCGATACCGAGAAGACAGAGAAGTTCGCCAAACTGTTGTTTACTCTGCTCTATCCAGAAGTGAAGCTCACCATCGAAGAAAGTATTCACCAACTGCAGGCATAG
- the lexA gene encoding transcriptional repressor LexA produces MKPLTPRQQQVFDLIKSKIDDTGMPPTRAEIARELGFRSANAAEEHLKALARKQAIEIIPGASRGIRILLEDAANDDQGLPLIGQVAAGEPILAQEHVEAHYQVDPAMFKPQADFLLRVNGESMKDIGIMDGDLLAVHKTQDVRDGQVVVARVDDDVTVKRLERKGSTVLLHAENDEFAPIQVDLTSQHLTIEGLAVGIIRNTDWM; encoded by the coding sequence ATGAAGCCGTTAACGCCACGCCAACAACAAGTTTTCGATTTGATCAAAAGTAAAATCGACGACACCGGAATGCCACCAACTCGTGCAGAGATTGCGCGTGAGCTTGGCTTCCGCTCTGCAAATGCTGCAGAGGAACACCTAAAAGCGCTTGCTCGCAAACAAGCGATTGAAATTATTCCGGGTGCATCTCGCGGGATCCGCATTCTGCTTGAAGATGCTGCAAATGATGATCAGGGCTTGCCTCTGATTGGTCAGGTGGCAGCGGGTGAGCCAATTTTGGCTCAAGAGCATGTGGAAGCCCACTACCAAGTTGATCCTGCGATGTTTAAGCCGCAAGCGGATTTCTTACTTCGCGTAAACGGCGAAAGTATGAAAGACATCGGTATTATGGATGGAGACTTGCTTGCTGTGCATAAAACGCAAGACGTTCGTGATGGTCAGGTTGTCGTTGCTCGTGTCGACGATGATGTGACAGTGAAGCGCCTGGAACGTAAAGGTTCTACCGTATTGCTGCATGCAGAGAATGACGAGTTTGCACCTATCCAGGTGGATCTGACTTCTCAGCACCTGACGATTGAAGGTCTGGCCGTCGGTATTATTCGCAATACTGACTGGATGTAA
- a CDS encoding class I SAM-dependent methyltransferase — translation MSQSKHQVPNHLLKPLLLRSRESMVDNGLVYDPIAAKACLNCQMAPDCLGGDVAQKQLLHVTLTQLCDQQVNQFLQQHPDAWVINVGAGLDTRFYRLDNGHCHWVELDVTENLVWRQRLFHKNERYKNHIGSVEEMSWLDSLNIPDKSPVLVVCEMALLDCSESQVARFIQTLGRQFVSAEVCMVLAGDLTESKWGQKLGSDYYAHGFEAPAEQFLQWLPWAEWVKVFSPFDRFCSRWKAWQRWLNKIPVLKYRLTPVLVHIKW, via the coding sequence ATGTCTCAGTCTAAACATCAAGTTCCTAACCATTTATTAAAACCTTTGTTGTTACGCAGCCGTGAAAGTATGGTCGACAATGGCTTAGTGTATGACCCTATCGCAGCTAAAGCCTGTTTAAACTGCCAAATGGCGCCTGATTGTCTTGGCGGCGATGTGGCGCAAAAGCAGTTATTGCATGTGACGTTAACTCAACTGTGTGATCAGCAGGTCAATCAATTCCTGCAGCAACATCCTGATGCGTGGGTGATTAATGTAGGCGCAGGTCTCGATACTCGTTTTTACCGTTTGGATAACGGACATTGTCATTGGGTCGAGCTGGATGTTACGGAGAATCTGGTTTGGCGACAGCGACTTTTCCATAAAAACGAACGGTATAAAAATCATATCGGCAGCGTAGAAGAAATGTCATGGCTGGACTCTTTGAATATTCCAGACAAATCACCAGTTCTGGTTGTTTGTGAAATGGCACTTTTGGATTGCTCAGAATCACAGGTCGCCCGTTTTATTCAAACGTTGGGGCGACAGTTTGTGTCTGCTGAAGTGTGTATGGTGCTGGCCGGGGATCTCACGGAAAGCAAATGGGGGCAGAAGCTTGGCTCAGATTATTATGCCCACGGCTTTGAAGCGCCAGCAGAACAGTTTTTACAATGGTTGCCTTGGGCTGAGTGGGTGAAAGTCTTTTCGCCATTTGATCGTTTTTGCTCTCGCTGGAAGGCTTGGCAACGCTGGCTAAATAAGATCCCAGTGCTGAAATACCGTCTGACACCCGTCCTCGTTCATATTAAGTGGTGA
- the dinF gene encoding MATE family efflux transporter DinF: MTNSILSPLSNPQVHRQVLALAIPMVLSNITVPLLGLVDAAVIGHLEHAWYLGGVALGSTMISVIFWLLGFLRMSTTGLAAQSYGSDDRKQLALVFLQGALMALLFAVLFLVAHSSIADLIFSWSDASEEVKHYGMQYFSVRVWSAPAALLNFVLLGWLLGTQNSKAPMWMVIITNLTNIALDVLFVIGLGWKVEGAALASVIADYSGMAFGLVCVWKTWQERQLPSPKSLLADTQNGIGRFVTLNRDIFLRSLCLQAAFSFMTFQGASFGDDVVAANAVLMSFLMIISYGMDGFAYAMEAMVGKAIGAKDRQQLSASLIGTFFWSLVICLGLTAAFALAGSTMIAMITSIDVVQQQAAIYLPWLVVMPLASMWCFLLDGIFVGATKGKDMRNSMFVATSSFFVVFHLFSGWENHALWLAMTSFMLMRGIGLGVIFLYQWRKGTFLA, from the coding sequence GTGACAAACTCTATTTTATCTCCTTTATCTAATCCTCAAGTGCACCGTCAGGTCTTGGCACTTGCGATTCCTATGGTGCTGTCGAATATCACGGTTCCGCTGCTTGGCCTGGTCGATGCCGCAGTGATTGGTCATCTTGAACATGCTTGGTATCTAGGCGGTGTTGCCTTGGGCAGCACTATGATCAGTGTGATTTTCTGGCTGCTCGGTTTTCTACGCATGTCGACGACGGGATTAGCTGCACAATCTTATGGCAGCGATGATCGCAAGCAACTTGCTTTAGTTTTCCTGCAAGGCGCATTGATGGCGTTACTATTCGCCGTTCTTTTCTTAGTTGCACACAGCTCTATCGCTGACCTTATCTTTAGCTGGAGTGATGCCAGTGAGGAGGTGAAGCACTATGGTATGCAATACTTCTCGGTACGTGTTTGGAGTGCACCTGCGGCGCTATTGAATTTCGTGTTGTTGGGCTGGCTGTTGGGCACACAAAATTCCAAGGCACCGATGTGGATGGTGATCATTACCAACCTCACTAATATTGCACTGGATGTCCTGTTTGTGATTGGCTTAGGATGGAAAGTCGAAGGGGCGGCATTAGCGTCTGTGATCGCCGACTACTCAGGAATGGCATTTGGCTTAGTTTGTGTTTGGAAAACATGGCAAGAGCGACAGTTGCCTTCGCCCAAGTCTCTCCTTGCAGATACACAGAACGGGATAGGGCGGTTTGTAACACTTAATCGCGATATCTTTTTACGCTCTTTGTGTTTGCAGGCGGCGTTTAGCTTTATGACGTTTCAGGGGGCAAGCTTCGGTGATGATGTTGTGGCTGCGAATGCAGTGCTGATGAGCTTTCTGATGATAATTTCTTACGGCATGGATGGTTTTGCGTATGCTATGGAAGCCATGGTGGGCAAAGCTATTGGAGCGAAAGACAGACAGCAACTGAGCGCGTCGCTTATTGGGACATTCTTTTGGAGCCTGGTCATCTGTTTAGGCTTAACCGCCGCCTTCGCTCTAGCAGGATCGACCATGATCGCCATGATCACCTCAATAGACGTAGTACAGCAGCAGGCGGCGATTTATTTGCCCTGGCTGGTGGTCATGCCATTGGCTTCAATGTGGTGTTTTCTCTTGGATGGAATTTTTGTTGGTGCGACCAAAGGTAAAGACATGCGTAACAGTATGTTTGTGGCGACCAGCAGCTTTTTTGTGGTCTTTCACTTATTTTCAGGGTGGGAAAACCACGCGCTTTGGTTGGCGATGACCAGTTTTATGTTGATGCGCGGTATAGGGCTTGGAGTGATATTTCTTTATCAGTGGCGTAAGGGAACCTTTCTCGCGTAG
- the sthA gene encoding Si-specific NAD(P)(+) transhydrogenase, with amino-acid sequence MAHVNHFDVIVIGSGPGGEGAAMGLTKAGLNVAIIEKESSVGGGCTHWGTIPSKALRHAVSRIIEFNSNPLFCRNSTSLHATFSDILGHAKSVTDKQTRLRQGFYDRNQCTLLFGTARFIDEYSVAVMQSDGTEEVYSADKFVIATGSRPYQPDDVDFLHERIYDSDSILSLKHDPRHIIIYGAGVIGCEYASIFRGLGVKTDLINTRDRLLSFLDNEVSDALSYHFWNSGVVIRNDETYEKVEGTEDGVIIHLKSGKKMRADCLLYANGRTGNTDKLNLSVVGLEADSRGQLKVNRNYQTVVEHIYAVGDVIGYPSLASAAYDQGRFVAQAITKGQAENYLIEDIPTGIYTIPEISSVGKTEQELTAAKVPYEVGRSSFKHLARAQIAGKDIGSLKILFHRETKEILGIHCFGQRAAEIIHIGQAIMEQKGEANTIEYFVNTTFNYPTMAEAYRVAALNGLNRLF; translated from the coding sequence ATGGCGCATGTAAATCACTTTGACGTGATCGTAATTGGTAGTGGCCCTGGCGGAGAAGGGGCTGCGATGGGGTTAACCAAAGCGGGACTGAATGTAGCCATCATTGAGAAAGAGAGCAGTGTCGGTGGCGGCTGTACGCATTGGGGAACCATACCATCGAAAGCACTGCGTCATGCGGTTAGCCGAATCATCGAATTTAACAGCAACCCGCTATTCTGCCGTAATAGCACCAGTTTACATGCAACATTTTCTGACATTTTAGGCCATGCAAAGTCAGTCACCGACAAGCAAACGCGCCTACGTCAGGGGTTCTACGACCGCAACCAATGTACTCTGCTGTTCGGAACCGCTCGTTTTATCGATGAATACTCTGTCGCTGTAATGCAAAGTGACGGCACAGAAGAAGTCTACTCAGCAGATAAATTTGTCATAGCGACAGGCTCTCGCCCATACCAGCCAGATGATGTCGACTTCCTACACGAGCGTATCTACGACAGTGACTCAATCCTCAGCCTGAAACATGACCCTCGTCATATCATTATCTACGGGGCTGGCGTCATTGGTTGTGAGTATGCGTCTATCTTCCGTGGACTTGGCGTTAAAACTGACCTAATTAACACCCGTGACCGTTTGTTATCTTTCTTGGACAACGAAGTCTCTGATGCACTGTCATATCACTTCTGGAATAGTGGTGTGGTGATTCGTAACGATGAAACTTACGAGAAAGTTGAAGGCACCGAAGACGGCGTAATTATCCACCTGAAATCCGGTAAGAAAATGCGTGCGGATTGCCTGCTGTACGCCAACGGCCGAACAGGTAATACCGATAAACTCAACTTGAGTGTCGTTGGCCTGGAAGCTGACTCGCGCGGACAATTGAAAGTGAACCGTAATTATCAAACCGTAGTGGAGCACATTTACGCTGTCGGTGATGTGATTGGTTACCCTAGCCTGGCAAGTGCCGCCTACGATCAAGGACGCTTTGTGGCACAAGCTATCACTAAAGGGCAAGCGGAAAACTATCTGATTGAAGATATCCCGACGGGCATTTATACCATTCCGGAAATCAGCTCAGTCGGTAAGACAGAGCAAGAGCTGACAGCAGCGAAAGTGCCTTACGAAGTGGGTAGATCTTCCTTCAAGCATCTGGCACGAGCTCAGATCGCAGGAAAAGACATTGGCAGTCTGAAGATTTTATTCCATCGTGAAACCAAAGAGATTCTGGGTATCCACTGTTTTGGTCAACGTGCAGCGGAAATCATCCATATAGGTCAAGCCATCATGGAACAAAAAGGCGAAGCAAATACCATCGAGTACTTTGTTAATACAACGTTCAACTACCCAACCATGGCCGAAGCCTACCGCGTGGCAGCATTGAATGGTTTGAACCGACTGTTCTAA